The region CATTGAACGCCTGGATGAAACCATTGCGCAAAATCTGCAAAAACGCCTGGAACGCGCTGATATCTTGCTGGTGTACGTTGCCGCTGAGTTCGACCTTGGTCGCGAACTGGTTCTTGCGCTGGTTCTTCAGCACAGTTTCGGTGCCACCGACGATGGCTTCCCAGACCGAGCGAAAAAAGCTTTTGTTCTTGTTCTCGACATCTTGTTGCCAATTGAACACTTCGACGTCGCGCAGCAGTGGCTTGATGTAGCCCTTGAGCTGGCCCTTATTGGCTTCGGCTTCGATCACCACGTCGCCATGGCCGGCGTTGAAGTCGAATTTGCCGTAGGCCGAGGCGAAGTCGTTCATGCGTTTGAGCTCGATGTTCTTGACTCGCAGTCGAAATTCGAAGTCTTCGAAGTTGCTCAGCGGATCGAAGGTGGCGGTGGCTTCCAGCGGGGCCTGGCCCAACAGCAGCGCCTTGCCCTCGAAACGGGCGTCGCGCTTGCCTTTGGTGTCGACGACGTTGGTCAGGTTATAAATGCTGGCGTTGACCTGGGTGGCGTTCATGTTTACCGGCGGGGTAGAGCTAAAGTTTCGAAAACTGATTTTCCCGTCGTTGATCCGCACTTCGTTCAGGGTGATAGGCAGCAGTTTGCTCAGTTGAGCGCGCCAGTCCGTGCCGCGACCGGTCTGGGAGTTCTGTTTATTAGTGCCACCGTCGACGAAGTTCAGCTCGGGTTTGATGAACTGCACCTTGGCCACCACGGCATGGTCGTACCAGAGCGAATGCCAACTGACAGCGAGGTCGATCAGCGGTGCATTGACGAACGGCACCGGGACTTTGCCATCGACCTTGACGATCTTCAGTCCGTTGATTTTGTAGGCGCCGCGCCACAGGGCCAGGTCCACGTCAGTGATCTGGCCACGGTAGTCGCCCATGTCGGCCAGTTTGTCGTTGAGGTAATCGCGCACCATGTAGGGCAGGGCGATGTGCACGGCAATCAGCAGCACAACGAGGCCAGCGAGGGTCCACAGAGGCCAACTGTATCGACGCTTCATGGTGGCAATTCCTTGGCAGTATAAAGTCATTGACTGCTACCGCCAGCGGACGTTCGACCTGACTGGACGACCACGGGCAACAGGCATACCTTGGACGGCTTATCCAACGCTGCATAAGGACCCAGCCATGAGCCGTATTTTCGCTGACAACGCCCATTCCATCGGCAATACGCCGCTGGTGCAGATCAATCGCATCGCGCCGCGCGGCGTGACCATCCTGGCTAAGATCGAGGGGCGCAACCCCGGTTATTCGGTCAAATGCCGGATTGGCGCGAACATGATCTGGGACGCCGAAAGCACCGGCAAACTCAAGCCTGGCATGACCATTGTGGAGCCGACTTCCGGCAATACCGGCATCGGCCTGGCGTTTGTTGCTGCTGCCCGTGGTTACAAGTTGATGCTGACCATGCCAGCGTCCATGAGTATTGAACGCCGCAAGGTACTCAAGGCGCTCGGGGCCGAACTGGTGCTGACCGAGCCGGCCAAGGGCATGAAGGGCGCAATCGAAAAGGCTGCGGAAATTCTCGCCAGCGACCCGGCCAAGTACTTCATGCCATCGCAGTTCGATAACCCGGCCAACCCGGCCATCCACGAAAAAACCACCGGCCCGGAAATCTGGAACGATACCGACGGCGCGGTCGATGTGCTGGTGGCAGGCGTCGGAACGGGCGGAACCATTACCGGTATTTCGCGGTATATCAAGAATACCCAGGGCAAACCGATTATCTCGGTGGCGGTGGAGCCGGTTTCGTCGCCGGTGATTACCCAGGCGATGGCCGGCGAAGAGATCAAGCCGAGCCCGCACAAGATTCAGGGCATTGGCGCCGGTTTTGTGCCGAAGAACCTCGATTTGTCGATCGTCGATCGGGTCGAACTGGTCACCGACGATGAATCCAAGGCCATGGCCCTGCGCCTGATGCAGGAGGAAGGGATTTTGTGCGGTATCTCATGCGGTGCGGCGATGGCGGTTGCGGTGCGTCTGGCCGAAACCCCGGAAATGCAGGGCAAGACCATCGTGGTGATCCTGCCTGACTCCGGCGAACGTTATCTGTCGAGCATGTTGTTCAGTGATCTGTTTACCGAGGCGGAGAACCAGCAGTAAGGATTGGGCCTATTGTGGCGAGGGAGCTTGCTCCCGCTGGGGCGCGTAGTGGCCCTTATCCCAAGAAGGGACTGCTGCGCAGTCCAGCGGGAGCAAGCTCCCTCGCCACAAAGTGCACTCTGACTTCAAAGCGTCAAGGTTGACTCAGGTCAGCCGAGGTTCAGGAACCTTATGTTAATAAGTGCTTTGTTGCGCAATCCTTAACACTGAATGTTCAGTCAGGCGGGTTTTTCCCCGGGCCGGTAGTGGTTATCATGGCCGGCTGCCACGTCGGGTAAATGGCGTTGCGCACAGTTGCCTATTCTCAAGGAGTCGTTAATGACCTTTTCCTTTGCCGCGAAGGCGTTGCTGTTGCTGTTGTTCCTCGGCAGCACGCTGTATGTGCATTTGCGCGGCAAGGCGCGATTGCCGGTCCTGCGTCAGTTCGTCAACCACTCGGCGCTGTTTGCCCCGTATAACGCGTTGATGTACCTGTTCTCCGGCGTTCCGTCCAAACCCTACCTCGATCGCAGCAAGTTCCCGGAACTTGATGTGCTTCGCGATAACTGGGAAGTCATTCGCGACGAAGCGATGCACCTGTTCGACGAGGGCTACATTCGCGCCGCCGAAAAGAACAACGACGCTGGTTTCGGCTCGTTCTTCAAGAAGGGCTGGAAGCGTTTCTACCTCAAATGGTACGACAAGCCATTGCCATCGGCCGAAGCCCTGTGCCCGAAAACCGTGGCGCTGGTCAGCAGCATTCCCAATGTCAAAGGCGCAATGTTCGCCTTGTTGCCGGGCGGCAGCCACCTCAACCCGCACCGCGACCCGTTCGCCGGTTCCCTGCGTTATCACCTGGGGCTGTCGACACCGAACTCCGACGATTGCCGCATCTTCGTTGACGGTCAGGTCTATGCCTGGCGTGATGGCGAAGACGTGATGTTCGACGAGACCTACGTGCACTGGGTCAAGAACGAAACCGAAAAGACTCGGGTCATCCTGTTCTGCGACATCGAACGGCCGCTAAGCAACCGCATCATGACCCGCATCAACCGCTGGGTCAGTGGCCTGCTGGGCCGCGCCACCGCTCCGCAGAATCTTGATGACGAACGCGTTGGCGGGATCAACCAGGCTTACGCGTGGAGCAAGAACTCCAGTGACAAGTTCAGCGGGGTGGTCAAAAAATGGAAGCGTCGCCATCCGAAGGCTTACCGCGTACTGCGGCCGGTGCTGGCAGTGGTGGTGCTGACGTTGTTGGGGTATTGGTTGTTTGGGTGATACCAGACACAAAATGAAAAAACCGCTCATTGGAGCGGTTTTTTTCGCCGGCGCTATGGGCGCCCGGCGAGCAGGCTAGGTTCGCCTTCGATGCCCTCAACGAGTATCTGCAAAAAACGACGTTGATTTGCTGATAGCTTTGCAGCGATTGGCTTGTTTTCTGTTTCGGATGAACGTTTCTTCGTGGGGGATTTTTTAATCACTTTTCGCATATTCCCTCCGGTTTTGATCATTAATTGAGCAGTTTTCACAATGCTAGACTCTCCACGGCAATGACAAGACGGCCTTCAGAATCAAATGCAAAGCCGAGTCGTTTATAAATAGAAATCGCACCTTCCAGCGGCTCCTGAACCTCAATGTACTTGCTGCCTAGGATTTGGGCGTACCGGTCAATCGCCATCATTGCCAATGTCGCAATACGGCCCTTTAAGGGAAGGGCTTCCCTCTGTCGCCCTTCCAATCTCACGATACGGATTCGTTGCCGACTGTTGTTCGGATTCGCGAAGCAAAGTCCGCAGAGTTCATCGTCGAACCAGATGGCAATATCCAGAGACAAAGGCTCCTTCGCTTTCCATCCTATGACCTCATCCCATGAAAAGTTTGGATATTCCCAACGCTCGCAAGCATCCAGTGCCTGTGCATTGATGGCTTCGAACCGCACCTGTGATAGATCAATGCTCGTTGGGCCTGCCAGTTCCAGTTCATGTTGCAACTGGGCAGCGCTGGTAGCAGCAAGATTTCTGGCCCTCGACTTATACAACTGATACCGAATGTGCGTCCGTTCCCTTGGCATGTGATCTCGTGCATTCCCTATCTCCCATCGATGGGCTTTTCTGTCCCTCTGAAGGGTAGGGTGCTCAATCAGGCCTGTCGTTACTGGCCCTTTGTCCAAGTCATTGCAATCTGTGTCGCGGGCTGGTTATAGTCGGTGCTCGCCTGCTCTCCCGAGCACGGCCTTCATAAAAGATCAGCCCATGCCTGCTTCCCTCATCAACGCGGTAGTCGATTCAGCGGTCAACGCTGGTGTCGTGCCGTGCGGGATTCAGCAGCCTGCGCAGATCAGCCATTACCCCCTCCTGTCAGTAGCACGCCGGTGTGCGCAGTCGTATCACCGCCAGGCGTTGGCATTTCGGGCTGATCAGCTTTTCCTGCTGTTCCATGCCCGTCTGAAAAGTGTCCGTCTGAAAAAACTACTGAACTTCAGCTTCGGCTGAGTTGGCTTTTTATTTGCCTGATGACAGGTGGTATTTCATGTTTGTCCTTTCGAAAAAATCCGCGCTCGCGGCGGCGTCCACGAGCCTGTTCGTTCTGCTGTGGAGCAGCGGGGCGATCTTCTCCAAATGGGGCCTGGCCCACGCCTCACCCTTTGCCTTCCTGCTGATCCGCTTCACCATCGCCCTATGCGGGTTGCTGCTGCTGGCACCGTTGCTCAAGCTGAAACTGCCCAAGGGCGGCAAGCCGATGTTGTACGCGATGGCCACCGGCGTGGTGTTGCTGGGGGCTTATCAGATTTTCTATCTGCTGGCCTTGGACCTTAAAGTCACACCCGGCGTGATGGCGACGATCATGGGCGTGCAGCCGATCCTGACCGTGGTGATCATGGAACGTCAGCGCTCAATCAGTCGGATGTTCGGTCTGGCGCTGGGTTTGGCCGGGTTGATCATGGTGGTTTATCAAGGCATCGGTCTGGCCGGGATGTCGTTGGCCGGGATGCTCTTTGGATTCGCTGGCGCTGGCGAGCATGACCTTTGGTTCGATCATGCAAAAACGCATTACTGACAATCCGCTCGGCACGCTGCCGGTGCAGTACCTGGCCGGGCTGTTGCTGTGCGGGATCTTCGTGCCGTTCCAGCCGTTTCACTTCGAACACAGCGCAGGGTTTATCGTCCCGGTGTTATGGATGGGGCTGGTGGTGTCAGTGCTGGCGACGTTGCTGCTGTATCGACTGATCGCCCGGGGCAATCTGGTGAATGTCACCAGCCTGTTTTACCTGGTGCCGGCGGTGACGGCGGTGATGGACTACCTGATTTTTGGTAATCGGCTGGCGATGTTGAGCGTGCTGGGAATGCTGCTGATTATTGTCGGATTGGTGTTTGTGTTCCGGCAGTCGCGCTGATTGTGGCGAGGGGGCTTGTCGGAATGCCGCACCACCCCGTTGGGTTGAGAAGCGGCCCCAGAACCTGCTGCCGTGTTTATTCAGGTGCACCGCATCTGCCGATTGGCGACTGCTTCGCAGCCGAACGGGGTAAACCCCCTCGCCACAGGGATTTTGTATGGGCGGGAATTAGTGGTCCTACAGCGGGGTGGGCGATCTT is a window of Pseudomonas sp. 10S4 DNA encoding:
- a CDS encoding aspartyl/asparaginyl beta-hydroxylase domain-containing protein, giving the protein MTFSFAAKALLLLLFLGSTLYVHLRGKARLPVLRQFVNHSALFAPYNALMYLFSGVPSKPYLDRSKFPELDVLRDNWEVIRDEAMHLFDEGYIRAAEKNNDAGFGSFFKKGWKRFYLKWYDKPLPSAEALCPKTVALVSSIPNVKGAMFALLPGGSHLNPHRDPFAGSLRYHLGLSTPNSDDCRIFVDGQVYAWRDGEDVMFDETYVHWVKNETEKTRVILFCDIERPLSNRIMTRINRWVSGLLGRATAPQNLDDERVGGINQAYAWSKNSSDKFSGVVKKWKRRHPKAYRVLRPVLAVVVLTLLGYWLFG
- the cysK gene encoding cysteine synthase A, which codes for MSRIFADNAHSIGNTPLVQINRIAPRGVTILAKIEGRNPGYSVKCRIGANMIWDAESTGKLKPGMTIVEPTSGNTGIGLAFVAAARGYKLMLTMPASMSIERRKVLKALGAELVLTEPAKGMKGAIEKAAEILASDPAKYFMPSQFDNPANPAIHEKTTGPEIWNDTDGAVDVLVAGVGTGGTITGISRYIKNTQGKPIISVAVEPVSSPVITQAMAGEEIKPSPHKIQGIGAGFVPKNLDLSIVDRVELVTDDESKAMALRLMQEEGILCGISCGAAMAVAVRLAETPEMQGKTIVVILPDSGERYLSSMLFSDLFTEAENQQ
- a CDS encoding DUF748 domain-containing protein; this translates as MKRRYSWPLWTLAGLVVLLIAVHIALPYMVRDYLNDKLADMGDYRGQITDVDLALWRGAYKINGLKIVKVDGKVPVPFVNAPLIDLAVSWHSLWYDHAVVAKVQFIKPELNFVDGGTNKQNSQTGRGTDWRAQLSKLLPITLNEVRINDGKISFRNFSSTPPVNMNATQVNASIYNLTNVVDTKGKRDARFEGKALLLGQAPLEATATFDPLSNFEDFEFRLRVKNIELKRMNDFASAYGKFDFNAGHGDVVIEAEANKGQLKGYIKPLLRDVEVFNWQQDVENKNKSFFRSVWEAIVGGTETVLKNQRKNQFATKVELSGNVHQQDISAFQAFLQILRNGFIQAFNARYEQPKPDAG